One Amycolatopsis sp. NBC_00355 genomic window carries:
- a CDS encoding DUF222 domain-containing protein, whose translation MLQSVRANPDTLQCLKDDQVVDLIRDTDAEISKLQALQLRAIADLSVRRRRSPSTASEVALALSITEHRAGTIVSAANALIARLPRMLNLMDDGRLDLYRAMKVTDATAWVSGDYVRIVDEALEDRVPGRNATQVRRAAAYAAAKADPVGAASRTEQKLTERRFALHHQDAAVTHLSINNAPTEKATAAYARIDRAARALKTPEEARTLDQLRADVAMDLLLSGTGGPSVRAEVFLHIDLATYLSLNDLPATLAGRGPIAPAVARNIISGPDTTLRRVLTDPRTGQVVELSPTRYPLEQAQDEFIRVRDQECRQPGCTRPAQSCGIEPTRASGKAEAVAHQPVTFCSRHRKLKSQPGWAYEVAPDGTVNVATPTGRVRSTTPPSMHPIHRRANRSSKKPRK comes from the coding sequence ATGCTGCAGTCGGTTCGTGCGAACCCGGATACGTTGCAGTGCTTGAAAGACGACCAGGTCGTCGACCTGATACGCGACACCGATGCCGAGATCTCCAAGCTGCAAGCACTTCAACTGAGAGCGATCGCGGACCTCAGCGTGCGCCGGAGACGGTCACCCAGCACGGCTTCCGAAGTGGCCTTGGCCCTGTCCATAACGGAACACCGTGCCGGCACCATTGTTTCCGCGGCCAACGCGCTGATCGCCCGGCTTCCCCGCATGCTCAACCTCATGGACGACGGCAGGCTGGACCTCTATCGCGCCATGAAGGTCACGGACGCGACCGCTTGGGTTTCCGGTGACTACGTGCGCATCGTCGACGAAGCACTCGAAGACCGGGTTCCCGGACGGAACGCCACCCAGGTCCGTCGGGCGGCTGCCTATGCCGCTGCGAAAGCCGACCCGGTAGGTGCTGCGAGCCGCACCGAGCAGAAACTCACCGAACGACGGTTCGCCCTGCACCACCAAGACGCCGCGGTGACCCATCTGTCGATCAACAACGCTCCAACCGAGAAGGCGACCGCAGCCTACGCCCGCATCGATCGGGCGGCTCGCGCTCTGAAGACTCCCGAAGAAGCACGAACGCTGGACCAGCTCCGAGCTGACGTCGCAATGGATCTGCTGCTGAGCGGCACAGGTGGGCCGAGCGTGCGGGCCGAGGTGTTCTTGCACATCGACCTGGCCACCTATCTGAGCTTGAACGATCTCCCGGCGACCTTGGCCGGCCGGGGCCCGATCGCCCCCGCGGTCGCCCGCAACATCATCAGCGGGCCCGACACGACGTTGCGGCGAGTTCTCACCGACCCGCGCACTGGCCAAGTGGTCGAGCTCTCGCCGACGCGTTATCCGCTCGAACAGGCGCAGGACGAGTTCATCCGCGTCCGCGATCAGGAATGCCGACAGCCCGGGTGCACGCGGCCTGCCCAGAGTTGCGGGATCGAACCGACTCGCGCGTCAGGCAAGGCTGAAGCGGTCGCGCACCAGCCAGTCACCTTCTGCTCTCGCCACCGCAAGCTGAAGAGCCAGCCGGGGTGGGCCTACGAGGTAGCTCCCGACGGGACCGTGAATGTTGCGACGCCGACCGGCAGGGTTCGCTCGACAACACCGCCATCAATGCATCCGATCCACCGACGAGCGAACCGGTCCTCGAAAAAGCCGCGGAAATGA
- a CDS encoding GNAT family N-acetyltransferase: MTDYTIRTARRDDVEAIVHMLADDQLGATRDDPADLAPYLQAFDAIDEDPSQLLVVVVADDEAVGTLQLTVIPGLARRGALRGQVEAVRVRADHRGSGLGADLLRWAIDESRRRGCALVQLTSDTSRTQAHRFYERLGFEPSHTGFKLNL; this comes from the coding sequence GTGACCGACTACACCATCCGCACAGCACGGCGTGACGACGTCGAAGCGATAGTGCACATGCTGGCGGACGACCAGCTCGGCGCGACCCGCGACGACCCAGCCGATCTTGCCCCGTACCTGCAGGCATTCGACGCTATCGATGAGGACCCCAGCCAGCTCCTGGTCGTTGTCGTGGCCGATGACGAGGCTGTCGGAACCCTGCAGCTGACCGTCATTCCCGGCCTGGCGAGGCGCGGAGCACTTCGTGGCCAAGTCGAGGCCGTCCGGGTCCGGGCCGATCATCGGGGCTCCGGCCTCGGTGCCGACCTTCTTCGCTGGGCGATCGACGAGTCGCGGCGGCGCGGGTGCGCCCTTGTGCAGCTCACGTCGGACACCTCCAGAACGCAGGCACACCGGTTCTACGAGCGCCTCGGTTTCGAGCCGAGCCACACGGGGTTCAAGTTGAACCTCTGA
- a CDS encoding GNAT family N-acetyltransferase, with protein sequence MDVIRRARAADIEALARLFDAPGGPLATALHELTSTPHVTLVVAEADKGIVGSAQLTVMRGLAWDGATRGLLEGIRASRRGVTSALLSWGVDEARRRGCTRLHLDSGLARADLREFYARFGFEHSYQGFTRAL encoded by the coding sequence ATGGATGTCATCAGGCGTGCCAGGGCGGCGGACATCGAGGCGCTCGCGCGCTTGTTCGACGCACCAGGCGGACCGCTGGCAACCGCACTCCACGAGCTCACGAGCACCCCGCACGTCACGCTGGTCGTCGCCGAGGCCGACAAGGGCATCGTTGGATCTGCTCAACTGACGGTGATGCGTGGTCTGGCCTGGGACGGCGCCACCCGTGGTCTGCTGGAAGGCATCCGCGCCTCCCGGCGAGGGGTGACGAGCGCGCTTCTGAGCTGGGGTGTCGACGAGGCCCGCCGACGTGGTTGCACCCGCCTCCACCTGGACTCCGGGCTCGCCCGCGCCGACCTGCGAGAGTTCTACGCGCGTTTCGGGTTCGAACACAGCTATCAAGGGTTCACGCGCGCACTGTGA
- a CDS encoding MBL fold metallo-hydrolase, producing the protein MEPLPESSDRIWTEPGIYEVSSGVYRIPLPLPNDGLRAVNVYAVTDGKKLVLVDSGWALDVARQQLTDALGGIGAELADVSEFLVTHIHRDHYSQAVVLRREFGSKIALGQDEEPSLKVSGNPDRLPMEAQVDLLFKAGAGEVVEALGREFGTNRRHREADLWEAPDEWLTPGRRSIMPGREFDIVATPGHTSGHVVFVDDTADLLFSGDHVLPHITPSIGFQPVPAELPLNDFMDSLRLVRSMPDRRMLPAHGPVSESVHTRVDELLEHHRERLETMGGQIAAGASTAFEAAHRVGWTRRKRKLSEMDSFNQMLAVLETAAHLDLLASQGKLTAQTIDGVLHYTVP; encoded by the coding sequence GTGGAACCGTTGCCGGAAAGCAGCGACCGGATCTGGACCGAACCCGGGATCTACGAGGTGTCTTCGGGCGTCTACCGAATCCCGCTGCCGCTGCCCAACGACGGTCTGCGCGCAGTGAACGTCTACGCGGTCACCGACGGCAAGAAGCTGGTCCTGGTCGACTCCGGCTGGGCCCTCGACGTCGCCCGCCAACAGCTGACGGACGCCCTCGGCGGGATCGGCGCCGAACTCGCCGACGTCAGCGAGTTCCTCGTGACCCACATCCACCGCGACCACTACTCGCAAGCGGTAGTACTCCGCCGTGAGTTCGGTTCGAAGATCGCGCTCGGCCAAGACGAAGAGCCATCGCTGAAGGTTTCGGGCAACCCCGACCGGCTGCCGATGGAAGCCCAGGTCGACCTCCTGTTCAAGGCCGGCGCCGGCGAGGTAGTCGAAGCACTGGGCCGCGAGTTCGGCACCAACCGGCGCCACCGGGAAGCCGATCTCTGGGAAGCACCTGACGAGTGGCTGACGCCGGGACGTCGATCGATCATGCCGGGGCGCGAGTTCGACATCGTCGCCACACCGGGACACACGAGCGGACACGTCGTCTTCGTCGACGATACGGCCGATCTGCTGTTCTCCGGTGACCACGTCCTGCCGCACATCACCCCGTCCATCGGATTCCAGCCGGTGCCGGCCGAATTACCTCTGAACGACTTCATGGATTCGCTGCGTCTGGTGCGCTCCATGCCTGACCGCCGCATGCTTCCCGCTCATGGCCCGGTGTCGGAGAGCGTGCACACTCGCGTCGACGAACTGCTGGAACACCATCGTGAACGCCTCGAAACCATGGGCGGGCAGATCGCCGCCGGCGCGAGCACGGCGTTCGAGGCCGCGCACCGAGTCGGCTGGACCCGCCGAAAGCGCAAGCTGTCCGAAATGGACTCGTTCAACCAGATGCTCGCGGTCCTGGAAACCGCGGCACATCTCGACCTGCTGGCTTCGCAGGGCAAATTGACCGCACAGACCATCGACGGAGTCCTGCACTACACGGTGCCCTGA
- a CDS encoding phospholipid scramblase-related protein, whose amino-acid sequence MTSSPPQPGWYPDARDPRLHRWWDGQAWTANTRPAHQPLPSDSEPIELDIERAHDPSRIQNQVNRATRGRDGSTRNGGGTLFTEPVLVVNQRAKLIEMANEFGVFDQNGTRIGGVVEVGQSTLKKAIRLLTNYDQFLTHKFEVRDANHSTVLKVTRPAKVFKSRFLVTRADESPIGEIVQENVFGKIRFGFVVDGRSVGGIFAENWRAWNFSIRDHAGTEVARVTKTWGGFIKAAFTTADNYVVEIPHPLPDPLASMVVAAALTIDTALKQDTN is encoded by the coding sequence ATGACGAGTTCGCCACCGCAACCGGGTTGGTACCCCGACGCGCGGGACCCGCGGCTGCACCGCTGGTGGGACGGTCAGGCCTGGACCGCCAACACACGTCCGGCCCACCAGCCACTGCCAAGCGACTCCGAGCCGATCGAGCTGGACATCGAACGCGCGCACGACCCGTCGCGAATCCAGAACCAGGTCAACCGCGCCACCCGCGGCCGCGACGGCAGCACGCGCAACGGCGGTGGGACGTTGTTCACCGAGCCGGTCTTGGTCGTGAACCAGCGCGCCAAGCTGATCGAGATGGCCAACGAGTTCGGCGTCTTCGACCAGAACGGGACCCGGATCGGCGGCGTCGTCGAGGTCGGTCAGAGCACGCTGAAGAAGGCGATCAGGCTCCTGACCAACTACGACCAGTTCCTGACCCACAAGTTCGAAGTCCGCGACGCCAATCACAGCACGGTGCTGAAGGTGACGCGGCCGGCCAAGGTGTTCAAGTCCCGATTCCTCGTCACCCGGGCCGACGAGTCCCCGATCGGCGAGATCGTCCAGGAGAACGTCTTCGGGAAGATCCGTTTCGGCTTTGTCGTCGACGGACGTTCGGTCGGCGGGATCTTCGCCGAGAACTGGCGGGCCTGGAACTTCTCGATCCGGGACCACGCCGGCACCGAGGTCGCCCGGGTGACCAAGACCTGGGGTGGCTTCATCAAGGCCGCCTTCACCACGGCCGACAACTACGTGGTCGAGATTCCTCATCCGTTACCGGATCCCCTGGCCAGCATGGTGGTCGCCGCGGCCCTCACGATCGACACCGCCCTGAAGCAGGACACCAACTGA
- a CDS encoding methionine synthase — protein sequence MSERVWPSGAATAIGSMPGTDPVEAAAVVFGELPDFPHLPELPARGVGADMLGRTAALLVDLAVEVVPSGYRVAARPGHEHRRAVDLLRWDLDAVQEAKEKAGVTPPVFKVQVAGPWTLGAGIELPRGHRVLTDRGALRDFTSSLLDGLAEHVAEVRSRTGAPVVVQFDEPSLPTVLAGGLSTPSGYGNVAAVPEPEARDLLATVIEGARTITGQRVIVHCCAPKPPLGLLREAGADALAFDLRALDGSSAAFLDEIGEVWDGGATLFMGAIPTTAPSAPLSLKDVGEAPFRLASRLGFNHSVLAERAVPTPACGLAGATPDWMRRALALSRDLGKAFVEPPEGW from the coding sequence GTGAGCGAACGAGTTTGGCCCAGCGGCGCCGCGACGGCGATCGGCTCGATGCCCGGCACGGACCCCGTGGAGGCAGCGGCGGTCGTGTTCGGCGAGCTGCCGGACTTCCCGCACCTGCCGGAATTGCCGGCCCGCGGCGTCGGGGCGGACATGCTCGGCCGGACGGCGGCGCTGCTGGTGGACCTGGCCGTCGAGGTTGTGCCCAGCGGCTACCGCGTCGCGGCTCGGCCGGGGCACGAACACCGCCGGGCCGTCGACCTGCTCCGCTGGGACCTGGACGCGGTGCAGGAAGCCAAGGAGAAGGCCGGGGTCACGCCACCGGTCTTCAAAGTCCAGGTCGCCGGGCCGTGGACGCTCGGCGCCGGGATCGAGCTGCCCCGCGGCCACCGGGTGCTCACGGATCGCGGCGCGCTGCGGGACTTCACGTCGTCCCTGCTCGACGGCCTCGCCGAGCACGTCGCGGAGGTCCGGTCCAGGACTGGCGCGCCCGTGGTCGTGCAGTTCGACGAGCCGTCGCTGCCCACGGTGCTGGCCGGTGGGCTGTCGACGCCGTCCGGCTACGGGAACGTCGCGGCTGTGCCGGAACCCGAAGCCCGTGACCTGCTCGCCACTGTCATCGAAGGCGCGCGCACGATCACTGGTCAGCGCGTGATCGTGCATTGCTGCGCCCCGAAACCACCGCTCGGGCTGCTGCGCGAGGCCGGCGCGGACGCCTTGGCGTTCGACCTCCGGGCTCTCGACGGCTCGTCCGCCGCGTTCCTCGACGAGATCGGCGAGGTGTGGGACGGCGGGGCGACGCTGTTCATGGGCGCGATCCCGACCACCGCCCCCTCCGCGCCGCTGAGCCTGAAGGACGTCGGTGAAGCGCCGTTCCGGCTGGCGAGCCGGCTCGGCTTCAACCACAGCGTCCTGGCCGAACGCGCCGTGCCGACCCCCGCCTGCGGTCTCGCCGGCGCGACACCGGACTGGATGCGCCGGGCTCTCGCGCTGTCGCGCGACCTGGGCAAGGCCTTCGTGGAGCCACCGGAAGGGTGGTGA
- the ligA gene encoding NAD-dependent DNA ligase LigA yields the protein MSSTDLPQDQIAAVDAPEAAEDVTDVPADVRERHSALAEELRNHQFRYYVLDSPIVSDGQFDELLGELQAIEDAHPALVTPESPTQRVGGTFSTEFTAYDHLERMLSLDNVFDRDEFLAWVERVEKEVGRTEFLAELKIDGLAINLLYENGHLTRALTRGDGRTGEDVTLNMRTLEQVPETLTGTDQFPVPALVEVRGEVFFRVEDFLELNAKMVEAGKPPYANPRNTAAGSLRQKDPKITKERRLRLICHGLGKRRGFEPGRQSEAYDALAAWGLPVSPHSKVLTTAEELTEHIAYWGEHRHDAEHEIDGVVIKVDQVSLQRRLGTTSRAPRWAIAYKYPPEEAITTLLDIQVGVGRTGRVTPFAVTEPVTVAGSTVARATLHNGEEVKRKGVLIGDRIVIRKAGDVIPEVLGPVVDARTGDEREFVMPTHCPECGTELAYQKEGDKDIRCPNTRFCPAQLRERLFHLAGRGGFDIEVLGYEAAVALLDARVVADEGDIFDLNEDSLSEVELFRTKAGELSANARKLLANLDAAKDRPLWKVLVALSIRHVGPTAAQALAREFGSVERIEEATEEELSEVDGVGPTIARATQEWFEVDWHREIVEKWRRSGVRMEEERDESIPRNLEGLSIVVTGSLDGFSRDEAKEVLMARGGKAAGSVSKKTAFVVVGDSPGSKYDKAVQLKVPVLDEAGFRVLLAQGPEAAREVALPVGDETAENESGETDG from the coding sequence GTGAGCAGCACAGACCTTCCCCAGGACCAGATCGCGGCGGTGGACGCCCCGGAGGCCGCCGAGGACGTCACCGACGTCCCGGCCGACGTGCGTGAGCGCCACAGCGCGCTCGCGGAAGAACTTCGCAACCACCAGTTCCGCTATTACGTCCTGGACTCGCCGATCGTCTCCGACGGGCAGTTCGACGAGCTCCTCGGAGAGCTGCAGGCGATCGAAGACGCGCACCCGGCGCTGGTCACGCCCGAATCGCCGACCCAGCGGGTCGGGGGCACGTTCTCGACCGAGTTCACCGCGTACGACCACCTCGAGCGCATGCTCAGCCTGGACAACGTGTTCGACCGGGACGAGTTCCTGGCGTGGGTCGAACGCGTCGAGAAGGAGGTCGGGCGCACCGAGTTCCTGGCCGAGCTGAAGATCGACGGCCTGGCGATCAACCTGCTGTACGAAAACGGCCACCTCACCCGGGCGCTCACCCGGGGTGACGGCCGCACGGGTGAGGACGTGACGCTGAACATGCGCACGCTCGAGCAGGTTCCCGAGACGCTCACGGGCACCGATCAGTTCCCGGTGCCCGCGCTGGTCGAGGTGCGTGGCGAGGTCTTCTTCCGCGTCGAGGACTTCCTCGAGCTGAACGCGAAGATGGTCGAAGCAGGCAAGCCGCCGTACGCGAATCCGCGCAACACGGCGGCTGGGTCGCTGCGGCAGAAGGACCCCAAGATCACGAAGGAACGCCGGCTTCGGCTGATCTGCCACGGGCTCGGCAAACGCCGGGGGTTCGAGCCGGGGCGCCAGTCCGAGGCGTACGACGCGCTGGCCGCGTGGGGCCTGCCGGTGTCGCCGCACAGCAAGGTCCTGACGACGGCCGAGGAACTCACCGAGCACATCGCCTACTGGGGCGAGCACCGGCATGACGCCGAGCACGAGATCGACGGCGTCGTCATCAAGGTCGACCAGGTGTCGCTGCAGCGGCGGCTGGGCACGACATCGCGGGCACCGCGGTGGGCGATCGCGTACAAATACCCGCCCGAAGAGGCGATCACCACGTTGCTGGACATCCAGGTCGGCGTCGGCCGCACCGGGCGCGTGACGCCGTTCGCGGTCACCGAGCCGGTCACGGTCGCGGGGTCGACCGTCGCGCGCGCCACCCTCCACAACGGGGAAGAGGTCAAACGCAAGGGTGTGCTGATCGGCGATCGGATCGTCATCCGCAAGGCCGGCGACGTCATCCCCGAGGTCCTCGGGCCGGTGGTGGACGCGCGCACGGGCGACGAGCGCGAGTTCGTCATGCCCACCCATTGCCCGGAATGCGGCACCGAGCTCGCCTACCAGAAGGAAGGCGACAAGGACATCCGCTGTCCGAACACCCGGTTCTGCCCCGCGCAGCTGCGGGAGCGGCTCTTCCACCTGGCCGGCCGCGGCGGCTTCGACATCGAAGTCCTCGGCTACGAGGCGGCGGTCGCGCTGCTGGACGCGAGGGTGGTCGCCGATGAGGGTGACATCTTCGACCTGAACGAGGACAGCCTGTCCGAGGTCGAGCTCTTCCGCACCAAGGCGGGCGAGCTGTCCGCCAATGCGCGAAAGCTGCTCGCCAACCTCGACGCGGCAAAGGACCGGCCGCTGTGGAAGGTGCTCGTCGCGCTGTCGATCCGGCATGTCGGACCGACCGCCGCGCAGGCGCTGGCTCGCGAGTTCGGCTCGGTCGAGCGGATCGAAGAGGCCACCGAAGAGGAGCTGTCGGAGGTCGACGGCGTCGGCCCGACCATCGCGCGCGCGACCCAGGAGTGGTTCGAAGTCGACTGGCACCGCGAGATCGTCGAAAAGTGGCGACGTTCCGGCGTGCGGATGGAAGAGGAGCGCGACGAGTCGATCCCACGCAACCTCGAAGGCTTGTCGATCGTGGTGACGGGCTCGCTCGACGGGTTCTCCCGCGACGAGGCCAAGGAGGTCCTGATGGCCCGCGGCGGCAAGGCGGCCGGGTCGGTGTCGAAGAAGACGGCGTTCGTCGTCGTCGGGGACTCGCCTGGTTCGAAATACGACAAGGCGGTCCAGCTGAAGGTGCCCGTGCTCGACGAGGCCGGCTTCCGCGTCCTGCTGGCGCAGGGGCCCGAGGCGGCGCGGGAGGTGGCGCTGCCGGTGGGCGACGAAACCGCCGAGAACGAGTCTGGAGAGACGGATGGGTGA
- a CDS encoding GNAT family N-acetyltransferase, producing the protein MGDVEIRPPRPEEYFAAGEVTVQAYDVDGHLADDVGYDAELRDIARRVELAEVLFAVDEAGDVLGCVTIVQPGSAYAEISRPGELEFRMLAVAPSARGRGVGEALTRAVLDRARALGLRRVVLSSLDGMRAAHRLYERLGFTRLPERDWRPFPHITLIAYQIDV; encoded by the coding sequence ATGGGTGACGTCGAAATCCGGCCACCGCGGCCGGAGGAGTACTTCGCGGCGGGCGAGGTCACGGTCCAGGCCTACGACGTGGATGGTCATCTGGCCGACGACGTCGGCTACGACGCGGAACTGCGTGACATCGCGCGCCGGGTCGAGCTGGCCGAAGTGCTCTTCGCCGTCGATGAGGCCGGGGACGTCCTCGGTTGCGTGACGATCGTCCAGCCGGGCTCGGCTTATGCGGAGATTTCGCGCCCCGGCGAGCTGGAGTTCCGGATGCTCGCCGTGGCGCCGTCGGCGCGTGGCCGCGGTGTGGGGGAGGCGCTCACGCGGGCCGTGCTCGATCGCGCGCGGGCGCTGGGGCTCCGCAGGGTGGTGCTGAGCAGTCTGGACGGGATGCGCGCGGCGCACCGGCTCTATGAACGCCTCGGGTTCACACGCCTGCCCGAACGCGACTGGCGGCCGTTCCCGCACATCACGTTGATCGCGTACCAGATCGACGTCTGA